One Sinorhizobium mexicanum genomic region harbors:
- the hisF gene encoding imidazole glycerol phosphate synthase subunit HisF, with translation MTLKARVIPCLDVKDGRVVKGVNFVDLIDAGDPVEAARAYDAAGADELCFLDITASSDNRETIFDVVARTAEQCFMPLTVGGGVRQVSDIRKLLLAGADKVSINTAAVKNPDFVAEAADKFGNQCIVVAIDAKKVSAEGEAHRWEIFTHGGRERTGIDAVEFARKVVDLGAGEILLTSMDRDGTKGGYDIALTRAIADAVRAPVIASGGVGTLDHMVEGVRDGHATAVLAASIFHFGTYSIGEAKRYMVEHGIAMRLD, from the coding sequence ATGACCCTGAAAGCCCGCGTAATCCCCTGCCTCGACGTCAAGGACGGACGCGTCGTCAAGGGCGTCAATTTCGTCGACCTCATCGATGCGGGTGACCCGGTGGAAGCGGCGCGCGCCTATGATGCGGCCGGCGCCGACGAACTCTGCTTCCTCGACATCACGGCGTCCTCGGATAACCGCGAAACCATCTTCGACGTCGTCGCCCGCACCGCCGAACAATGCTTCATGCCGCTCACCGTCGGCGGCGGCGTGCGGCAGGTGTCCGATATCCGCAAGCTGCTGCTCGCCGGCGCCGACAAGGTGTCGATCAACACGGCGGCGGTGAAGAATCCGGATTTCGTGGCGGAAGCCGCCGACAAGTTCGGTAACCAGTGCATCGTCGTCGCGATCGATGCCAAGAAGGTATCCGCCGAGGGCGAGGCGCACCGCTGGGAAATCTTCACTCATGGCGGACGGGAGCGGACAGGCATCGACGCGGTCGAGTTCGCCCGGAAGGTCGTCGATCTCGGCGCCGGCGAAATCCTGCTCACCTCCATGGATCGCGACGGCACGAAAGGCGGCTACGACATTGCCCTGACGCGGGCGATTGCCGATGCGGTGCGGGCGCCCGTCATCGCCTCGGGCGGCGTCGGGACGCTTGACCACATGGTCGAAGGTGTGCGCGACGGCCACGCAACGGCGGTCCTTGCAGCGTCGATCTTCCATTTCGGAACTTACAGCATCGGCGAGGCGAAGCGCTACATGGTCGAGCACGGCATCGCCATGCGCCTCGACTGA
- the chvG gene encoding two-component system sensor histidine kinase ChvG, with the protein MVEVLQGDLEDIEGRASARSQRRWAHPFTLIRRLFGNAVFSSLTRRIVFFNLVALVVLVGGIMYLNQFREGLIDARVESLLTQGEIIAGAISASASVDTNSITIDPEKLLELQAGESITPLPSDEDLEFPIIQERVAPVLRRLISPTRTRARLFDADADLLLDSRHLYSGGQVLRFDLPPVDPETTGIADKLSVWLNRLLQPGDLPLYKEPPGGNGSIYPEVMNALTGVRGAVVRVTEKGELIVSVAVPVQRFRAVLGVLLLSTQAGDIDKIVHAERLAIIRVFGVAALVNVILSLLLSSTIANPLRRLSAAAIRVRRGGAKEREEIPDFSSRQDEIGNLSVALREMTTALYDRIAAIENFAADVSHELKNPLTSLRSAVETLPLARNEDSKKRLLDVIQHDVRRLDRLISDISDASRLDAELARSDAKKIDLEKLLGDLIEISRQIRSKKKPVLLDFVIDRKDNPRASFVVNGYELRIGQIVTNLIENARSFVPEQNGRIVVRLTRSRSRCLVYIEDNGPGIQAEDIDRIFERFYTDRPEGEDFGQNSGLGLSISRQIAEAHGGTLKAENIVGQGGHVTGARFTLSLPAEPHQ; encoded by the coding sequence TTGGTAGAAGTCTTGCAGGGCGATCTCGAGGATATCGAAGGGCGGGCATCGGCGCGCAGCCAGCGCCGGTGGGCGCATCCCTTCACCCTGATCCGACGCCTGTTCGGCAATGCCGTCTTTTCGAGCCTCACCCGCCGCATCGTCTTCTTCAACCTCGTCGCGCTCGTGGTGCTCGTCGGCGGCATCATGTATCTCAACCAGTTCCGCGAGGGTCTGATCGACGCCAGGGTGGAAAGCCTCCTCACACAGGGCGAGATCATCGCCGGGGCAATTTCCGCCTCCGCCTCGGTCGATACCAACTCGATCACCATCGATCCGGAAAAGCTGCTCGAACTCCAGGCCGGCGAAAGCATCACTCCGCTGCCGAGCGACGAGGACCTCGAGTTTCCGATCATCCAGGAGCGTGTAGCGCCAGTCCTGAGACGCCTGATTTCGCCGACGCGGACGCGCGCCCGCCTCTTCGACGCCGATGCCGATCTCCTGCTCGACTCCCGCCACCTCTATAGCGGCGGCCAGGTGCTGCGCTTCGATCTGCCGCCGGTCGATCCGGAAACGACCGGCATCGCCGACAAGCTCAGCGTGTGGCTCAACCGGCTGCTGCAGCCGGGCGACCTGCCGCTCTACAAGGAGCCGCCGGGCGGCAACGGTTCGATCTACCCGGAGGTCATGAATGCACTGACCGGTGTGCGCGGAGCGGTCGTGCGGGTAACGGAGAAGGGCGAGCTCATCGTTTCGGTCGCGGTGCCTGTGCAGCGTTTCCGCGCCGTGCTTGGCGTGCTCCTGCTTTCGACGCAGGCGGGCGATATCGACAAGATCGTCCACGCAGAGCGCCTCGCCATCATCCGCGTCTTCGGCGTTGCGGCCCTCGTCAACGTCATCCTGTCGCTGCTTCTGTCGTCGACGATCGCCAATCCGCTGAGAAGGCTGTCGGCCGCCGCCATTCGCGTGCGCCGCGGCGGCGCGAAGGAACGGGAGGAAATCCCGGACTTTTCCTCGCGCCAGGACGAAATCGGCAACCTCTCCGTGGCGCTCCGGGAAATGACGACGGCGCTCTATGACCGCATCGCGGCGATCGAAAATTTTGCCGCCGACGTCAGCCACGAGCTCAAGAACCCGCTCACGTCGCTGCGCAGCGCCGTCGAGACCCTGCCGCTTGCGCGCAACGAGGACTCGAAAAAACGGCTGCTCGACGTCATCCAGCACGATGTGCGCCGCCTCGACCGGCTGATCAGCGATATTTCCGACGCCTCGCGCCTCGATGCCGAACTGGCGCGCAGCGACGCCAAGAAAATCGATCTGGAGAAGCTGCTTGGTGATCTCATCGAGATTTCCCGACAGATCCGCAGCAAGAAGAAGCCAGTCCTCCTCGACTTCGTCATCGACCGCAAGGACAATCCGCGGGCGAGCTTTGTCGTCAATGGCTACGAGTTGCGCATCGGCCAGATCGTCACGAACCTCATCGAAAACGCCCGCTCCTTCGTTCCCGAGCAGAATGGCCGCATCGTCGTGCGCCTGACCCGGTCGCGGTCCCGCTGCCTCGTCTACATCGAGGACAACGGACCAGGCATCCAGGCCGAGGACATCGACCGGATTTTCGAGCGATTCTACACCGACCGGCCCGAGGGCGAGGACTTCGGCCAGAATTCCGGCCTCGGCCTTTCGATTTCCCGCCAGATCGCCGAAGCGCACGGCGGCACGCTGAAGGCGGAAAACATCGTCGGCCAGGGCGGGCACGTGACCGGTGCCCGCTTCACCCTCTCGCTGCCCGCCGAGCCGCACCAGTGA
- the arfB gene encoding alternative ribosome rescue aminoacyl-tRNA hydrolase ArfB has product MASDPLYINDRIVIAGWELTEQFVLAGGPGGQNVNKVSTAVQLFFDIQTSPSLPDRVKANALRLAGRRVSKDGVLMIEANRFRSQERNREDARERLKELILKAAEPPPPPRKKTKPTRGSIERRLKEKSGRAEIKKLRGRPGGE; this is encoded by the coding sequence ATGGCCAGCGATCCGCTTTACATCAACGACCGCATCGTCATTGCCGGCTGGGAATTGACGGAGCAGTTCGTGCTGGCCGGCGGACCGGGCGGACAAAACGTCAACAAGGTGTCGACGGCGGTCCAGCTCTTCTTCGACATCCAGACGTCGCCGTCGCTGCCGGACCGCGTCAAGGCGAATGCGTTGAGACTTGCCGGCCGCCGTGTTTCCAAGGACGGCGTGTTGATGATCGAGGCCAATCGGTTTCGCAGCCAGGAGCGCAATCGCGAGGATGCCCGCGAGCGGCTGAAGGAACTGATCCTGAAGGCGGCCGAGCCGCCGCCACCACCGCGCAAGAAAACGAAGCCGACCCGCGGTTCGATCGAGCGGCGACTGAAGGAGAAATCCGGCCGCGCCGAAATCAAGAAACTCCGCGGCCGGCCCGGTGGCGAGTGA
- the chvI gene encoding two-component system response regulator ChvI produces MQTIALVDDDRNILTSVSIALEAEGYKVETYTDGASALEGLLARPPQLAIFDIKMPRMDGMELLRRLRQKSDLPVIFLTSKDEEIDELFGLKMGADDFITKPFSQRLLVERVKAILRRAPNRDLAAVGAIGTAKPSDAPSRSLERGQLVMDQERHTCTWKNESVTLTVTEFLILHSLAQRPGVVKSRDALMDAAYDEQVYVDDRTIDSHIKRLRKKFKMVDNDFDMIETLYGVGYRFRETA; encoded by the coding sequence ATGCAGACCATCGCGCTTGTCGATGACGACCGCAATATCCTGACGTCCGTGTCCATCGCGCTGGAAGCCGAGGGCTACAAGGTCGAAACCTACACCGACGGTGCATCGGCACTCGAAGGCCTGCTCGCGCGTCCGCCACAGCTCGCGATCTTCGACATCAAGATGCCGCGTATGGACGGCATGGAACTGTTGCGCCGGCTCAGGCAGAAGTCCGATCTGCCGGTGATTTTTCTGACCTCCAAGGACGAGGAGATCGATGAGCTCTTCGGCCTCAAGATGGGTGCCGACGACTTCATCACCAAGCCTTTCTCCCAGCGCCTGCTGGTCGAGCGCGTCAAGGCGATCCTGCGTCGCGCCCCGAACCGAGACCTTGCCGCGGTCGGCGCCATCGGCACGGCAAAGCCTTCCGACGCGCCGTCCCGTTCGCTGGAACGTGGCCAGCTCGTGATGGATCAGGAGCGCCACACCTGCACCTGGAAGAACGAGTCGGTCACGCTGACGGTCACCGAATTTCTCATCCTGCACTCGCTGGCGCAGCGTCCGGGCGTGGTGAAGAGTCGTGACGCATTGATGGATGCCGCCTATGATGAGCAGGTCTATGTGGATGACCGCACGATCGACAGCCACATCAAGCGGCTTCGCAAGAAGTTCAAGATGGTCGACAACGACTTCGACATGATCGAAACGCTCTACGGCGTCGGCTATCGTTTTCGCGAGACGGCCTGA
- a CDS encoding DUF2628 domain-containing protein, with amino-acid sequence MASYLIMTPPGAPADDERARFIADGFSWAAFFFPALWLMSKRSWLLGILVAVLQILLIFLSAVPGALAASLFMQLALSLLVSLEGPLLVARNLRKRDWTLRSIVPARDLETAEEIYFSNIPATADRRTATPLPSLDGSATKQAESTAGLGLFQPYGER; translated from the coding sequence ATGGCTTCTTATCTGATCATGACCCCGCCCGGCGCACCGGCCGATGACGAAAGGGCGCGATTCATCGCGGACGGCTTTTCCTGGGCCGCCTTTTTCTTCCCCGCGCTGTGGTTGATGAGCAAGCGTTCCTGGCTCCTTGGAATCCTGGTTGCCGTTCTGCAAATCCTGTTGATCTTCTTGTCCGCCGTCCCCGGCGCCCTTGCCGCCTCGCTTTTCATGCAACTGGCACTCAGCCTGCTGGTATCGCTGGAAGGCCCACTTCTGGTCGCGCGGAATCTCAGGAAACGAGACTGGACGCTTCGCTCGATCGTCCCGGCACGCGACCTGGAAACGGCGGAAGAGATCTATTTTTCCAACATACCGGCCACGGCGGATCGCAGGACGGCAACTCCGTTGCCGTCACTCGATGGGTCTGCCACGAAACAGGCCGAAAGCACCGCCGGCCTTGGCCTCTTTCAACCCTATGGAGAACGCTGA
- a CDS encoding phosphoenolpyruvate carboxykinase, protein MEQLGTRNPSNGLETIGFSDLAFVRYNLEAAELYEDAIRRGEAQVTAHGALCARTGQHTGRSPKDKFVVRDAATADQIWWDNNNAISPENFERLRQDMVAHAKGKSLYVQDLIGGADPAHALPTRVVTELAWHSLFIRNLLIRPAREALAAFEPKLTIIDLPSFRADPERHGCRSEAVIACDLTNGLVLIGGTSYAGEMKKSVFTVLNYLLPKKAVMPMHCSANVGPAGDTAIFFGLSGTGKTTLSADSTRTLIGDDEHGWGEDGVFNFEGGCYAKAIKLSAAAEPEIYATTRRFGTVMENVVLDQRRVPDFDDGSLTENTRIAYPLDFIPNASETGTAPQPRTVIMLTADAFGVMPPIARLTPEQAMYHFLSGYTAKVAGTEKGVTEPEATFSTCFGAPFMPRHPSEYGNLLKDLIAKNGVTCWLVNTGWTSGAYGTGHRMPIKVTRALLSAALDGSLNDATFRTDVNFGFAVPVSVPGVNDGILDPRSTWADGVAYDAQARRLIDMFIANFAKFESHVDGSVRDAAPGAKVAAE, encoded by the coding sequence ATGGAGCAACTCGGCACCCGCAATCCCTCGAACGGACTGGAAACAATCGGTTTTTCGGACCTGGCTTTCGTCCGCTACAATCTCGAGGCAGCGGAGCTTTACGAGGACGCCATTCGCCGGGGCGAGGCTCAAGTGACGGCGCACGGCGCCCTTTGCGCCCGCACCGGGCAGCACACCGGCCGCTCCCCCAAGGACAAGTTCGTCGTCCGCGACGCGGCGACCGCTGACCAGATCTGGTGGGACAACAACAATGCGATCTCGCCCGAAAACTTCGAACGCCTGCGCCAGGACATGGTTGCTCACGCCAAGGGCAAGTCGCTTTACGTGCAGGATCTCATCGGTGGCGCCGATCCGGCCCATGCTTTGCCGACGCGCGTCGTCACGGAACTCGCATGGCATTCGCTGTTCATCCGCAATCTCTTGATTCGTCCGGCACGCGAGGCGCTTGCAGCCTTCGAGCCGAAGCTGACGATCATCGACTTGCCGAGCTTCAGGGCGGATCCGGAGCGTCATGGTTGCCGTAGCGAAGCGGTGATCGCTTGCGACCTGACGAACGGCCTCGTCCTGATCGGCGGCACCTCCTATGCCGGCGAAATGAAGAAGTCGGTCTTCACGGTGCTCAACTATCTCCTGCCGAAAAAGGCCGTCATGCCGATGCATTGCTCGGCCAATGTCGGCCCCGCTGGCGATACGGCGATCTTCTTCGGTCTGTCCGGTACCGGCAAGACGACGCTTTCGGCCGATTCCACCCGCACGCTCATCGGCGACGACGAGCACGGATGGGGCGAGGACGGCGTCTTCAATTTCGAGGGCGGCTGCTACGCCAAGGCGATCAAGCTTTCGGCCGCCGCCGAGCCGGAGATCTACGCCACCACCCGGCGCTTCGGCACCGTCATGGAGAACGTCGTGCTCGATCAGCGCCGCGTGCCTGACTTCGACGACGGTTCGCTGACGGAAAACACCCGTATCGCCTATCCGCTGGACTTCATTCCAAATGCCAGCGAAACGGGGACCGCGCCGCAGCCGCGCACCGTCATCATGCTGACGGCGGACGCCTTCGGCGTCATGCCGCCAATCGCCAGGCTGACACCGGAACAGGCGATGTATCACTTCCTGTCCGGCTACACGGCCAAGGTCGCCGGAACGGAAAAGGGCGTGACCGAACCCGAGGCGACCTTCTCGACCTGCTTCGGCGCTCCGTTCATGCCTCGCCATCCGTCGGAATACGGCAATCTGCTCAAGGACCTCATTGCCAAGAACGGCGTTACCTGCTGGCTGGTCAATACCGGCTGGACCAGCGGCGCTTACGGCACGGGGCACCGCATGCCGATCAAGGTGACGCGTGCGTTGCTTTCGGCGGCACTCGACGGCTCGCTCAACGATGCGACGTTCCGCACCGACGTGAACTTCGGCTTTGCCGTGCCGGTGTCGGTACCGGGCGTTAACGACGGCATTCTCGACCCGCGGTCGACGTGGGCGGACGGCGTTGCCTATGACGCGCAGGCGCGCCGCCTGATCGACATGTTCATCGCCAACTTTGCCAAGTTCGAAAGCCATGTCGACGGCAGCGTGCGCGACGCGGCTCCGGGAGCGAAGGTCGCTGCCGAATAA
- a CDS encoding phosphoribosyl-ATP diphosphatase: protein MTGFTLSDLENIVAVRAKAAPEESWTAKLVAAGQRKAAKKLGEEAVETVIAAISDDRKNLVDESADLLYHLMVVLNIAAVPLQDVMDELARRTSQSGLQEKANRQNP from the coding sequence ATGACCGGTTTCACTCTTTCCGATCTCGAAAACATCGTGGCCGTGCGGGCAAAGGCGGCGCCGGAGGAATCCTGGACCGCCAAGCTCGTCGCGGCCGGCCAGCGCAAGGCGGCCAAGAAGCTTGGCGAGGAGGCGGTCGAAACAGTCATCGCGGCGATCAGCGACGACCGCAAGAATCTGGTCGATGAGAGTGCCGACCTTCTCTATCATCTTATGGTCGTATTGAACATTGCAGCCGTCCCGTTGCAGGATGTGATGGACGAGCTTGCCAGGCGGACCAGCCAGTCCGGCCTGCAGGAGAAGGCAAACCGGCAAAACCCATGA
- the hisH gene encoding imidazole glycerol phosphate synthase subunit HisH: protein MRVAIIDYGSGNLRSATKAFERAAREAGIAAEIDLTDKPERVASADRIVLPGVGAYADCRRGLASVAGMEDALTQAVEKDGRPFLGICVGMQLMSSRGLEKTITKGFGWIPGDVKEMTPANPSLKIPQIGWNTLRLNRPHALFEGIPTGESGLHAYFVHSYHLAAENPEDVIAEADYGGPVTAFVARDNKAGSQFHPEKSQTLGLALISNFLRWKP from the coding sequence ATGCGGGTCGCCATCATTGACTACGGGTCGGGCAATCTGCGCTCGGCGACGAAAGCCTTCGAACGGGCGGCACGCGAAGCCGGCATCGCCGCCGAGATCGACCTGACCGACAAGCCGGAACGGGTGGCGTCCGCCGACCGCATTGTCCTGCCGGGCGTCGGCGCCTATGCCGATTGCCGCCGCGGCTTGGCTAGCGTCGCGGGCATGGAGGATGCCTTGACGCAGGCCGTCGAGAAGGACGGGCGTCCCTTCCTCGGGATCTGCGTCGGCATGCAACTCATGTCGTCGCGCGGGCTTGAAAAGACCATCACCAAGGGCTTCGGCTGGATCCCGGGCGACGTCAAGGAAATGACGCCGGCCAATCCGTCGCTGAAGATTCCCCAGATCGGCTGGAACACGCTGAGGCTCAACCGGCCGCACGCGCTTTTCGAGGGTATCCCGACCGGCGAGAGCGGGCTGCATGCCTATTTCGTGCACTCCTATCACCTCGCTGCCGAGAACCCCGAGGACGTCATTGCGGAAGCGGACTATGGCGGGCCGGTGACCGCATTCGTCGCACGCGACAACAAGGCAGGCTCGCAGTTCCACCCGGAAAAGAGCCAGACGCTCGGGCTCGCCCTCATTTCGAATTTCCTGCGTTGGAAGCCTTGA
- the lysM gene encoding peptidoglycan-binding protein LysM has translation MGLFSFIKNAGKKLGIGGDDTPPDADSVQKELASHDLGTKDVEVEVVDDKVVLKGVVKDQSTFEKAVVAVGNTLGVSAVEASDLKVADAGAAPAPAKAPVFYTVKKGDNLWKIAEAQYGKGKGAKHTLIFEANKPMLKDPDKIYPGQVLRIPDLNAG, from the coding sequence ATGGGTTTGTTCAGCTTTATCAAGAATGCCGGCAAGAAGCTCGGGATCGGTGGTGACGACACACCGCCGGATGCCGACAGTGTCCAGAAGGAGCTTGCCTCGCATGACCTCGGCACCAAGGACGTAGAGGTCGAAGTCGTGGACGACAAGGTTGTCCTCAAGGGCGTCGTGAAGGATCAGTCGACGTTCGAAAAGGCCGTCGTCGCCGTCGGCAACACGCTCGGCGTGTCGGCCGTCGAAGCGTCCGATCTCAAGGTCGCGGATGCAGGCGCTGCGCCCGCACCGGCCAAGGCGCCCGTCTTCTACACGGTGAAGAAGGGCGACAATCTCTGGAAAATCGCCGAGGCGCAGTACGGCAAGGGCAAAGGCGCCAAACACACACTGATCTTCGAAGCGAACAAGCCGATGCTGAAAGATCCCGACAAGATCTACCCGGGACAGGTGCTGCGCATTCCGGATCTTAATGCCGGCTGA
- a CDS encoding alpha-ketoglutarate-dependent dioxygenase AlkB encodes MQVLPKGIRHIPGFLDRSHQEELVEAIRLVVAEAPLFVPEMPKTGKPMSVRMTNCGPLGWVTDRERGYRYQAEHPLTGKPWPAMPAALTDIWHAVSASDKEPEACLVNFYSADARMGLHQDRDERDLETAVVSISLGDTCLFRVGGRERSGQTISFKLASGDVVVLGGEGRLAFHGVDRIYPNTSTLLKNGGRVNLTLRRVNP; translated from the coding sequence ATGCAGGTGCTGCCAAAGGGAATAAGACACATTCCGGGATTCCTCGACCGCTCCCACCAGGAGGAACTGGTCGAGGCCATCCGTCTCGTCGTTGCGGAGGCGCCGCTCTTCGTGCCGGAAATGCCGAAGACCGGAAAGCCGATGTCGGTGCGCATGACCAATTGCGGTCCGCTCGGCTGGGTCACCGATCGCGAACGGGGCTATCGCTATCAGGCGGAGCATCCGCTGACGGGCAAGCCCTGGCCGGCAATGCCCGCGGCGCTCACCGATATCTGGCACGCGGTTTCGGCGAGCGACAAGGAGCCGGAGGCCTGCCTCGTCAACTTCTATTCCGCGGACGCGCGCATGGGTCTGCATCAGGACAGGGACGAACGGGACCTCGAGACGGCTGTCGTTTCGATCTCGCTCGGCGATACCTGCCTCTTCCGTGTCGGCGGCCGGGAGCGCAGCGGGCAGACGATCTCATTCAAGCTTGCGAGCGGCGATGTCGTCGTGCTCGGCGGCGAAGGCAGGCTCGCCTTCCACGGCGTCGATCGCATCTATCCGAACACCTCGACGCTGCTGAAGAACGGCGGCCGCGTCAATCTCACCTTGCGCCGGGTCAATCCTTAG
- a CDS encoding HPr kinase/phosphorylase, with product MTAPVCNIHATAIVLGTTGFLITGASGSGKSALALSCISEARRRGRFAALVADDRVDLSLENDRIIARCPPSIRGLIEIRGGGIVAVETVSACVLDWAIMPVRPSRDARLPPENERLQLEIGRSLPLLRVPVENPVSPFDALHALLPKNLAL from the coding sequence GTGACCGCGCCAGTTTGCAATATCCATGCAACGGCGATCGTTCTCGGCACGACCGGATTTCTGATTACCGGCGCTTCCGGCTCGGGCAAGTCGGCGCTCGCGCTTTCCTGCATCTCCGAGGCGAGGCGCCGCGGACGTTTCGCGGCACTCGTCGCCGATGACCGGGTCGATCTCAGCCTTGAGAACGACCGGATCATCGCCCGGTGCCCGCCATCCATTCGCGGCCTGATCGAGATCCGCGGCGGCGGCATCGTGGCCGTCGAAACGGTTTCGGCCTGCGTTCTCGACTGGGCGATCATGCCGGTCCGGCCGTCCCGCGACGCGCGTCTGCCGCCCGAGAACGAACGGTTGCAGCTAGAAATTGGGCGAAGTCTGCCGCTGCTGCGCGTTCCCGTTGAAAACCCCGTTTCCCCTTTCGATGCACTGCACGCGTTGCTACCCAAAAATTTAGCACTTTAG
- the coaA gene encoding type I pantothenate kinase: MTIAAKDIDAGDIPGNLQGGEYSPYHVFSAEEWSRFRADTPLTLTADEVQRLRSLNDPVDLGEVRRIYLSLSRLLSAHVEASQILFQQRKRFLSMSDETKTPFVIGIAGSVAVGKSTTARILAELLARWPSSPKVDLITTDGFLYPNAILQRENMMDRKGFPESYDIGALLRFLSAIKAGQPNVKAPTYSHLTYDVVPDRFQTIDRPDILIFEGINVLQSRNLPADGKIVPMVSDFFDFSIYIDAEESLIHSWYVSRFMRLRETAFKSPQSFFHRYATISEDAARAIAEGLWHNINLKNLHQNILPTRPRADLILQKGPNHLTETVALRKL; encoded by the coding sequence ATGACTATCGCCGCGAAAGACATCGACGCCGGGGATATTCCGGGCAACCTCCAGGGCGGAGAGTACTCGCCCTACCACGTGTTCTCGGCCGAGGAATGGTCGCGCTTTCGCGCCGACACGCCGTTGACCCTGACAGCCGACGAGGTGCAGCGCCTGCGCTCGCTCAACGACCCGGTCGACCTTGGCGAGGTCCGCCGGATCTACCTGTCGCTGTCGCGGCTGCTCTCCGCCCATGTCGAGGCCTCACAGATCCTGTTCCAGCAGCGCAAGCGCTTCCTCAGCATGTCCGATGAAACGAAGACGCCGTTCGTCATCGGCATCGCCGGTTCGGTCGCCGTCGGCAAATCTACGACGGCGCGCATCCTCGCCGAGCTCCTGGCGCGCTGGCCCTCTAGCCCGAAGGTCGACCTGATCACGACCGACGGCTTCCTCTACCCGAACGCGATCCTGCAGCGGGAAAACATGATGGATCGCAAGGGTTTTCCGGAGAGCTACGACATTGGCGCGCTCTTGCGCTTCCTCTCGGCGATCAAGGCGGGGCAGCCGAACGTCAAGGCGCCCACCTATTCGCACCTGACCTATGACGTCGTCCCGGACCGGTTCCAGACCATCGACCGGCCGGACATCCTGATCTTCGAAGGAATCAATGTGCTGCAATCGCGCAACCTGCCGGCCGACGGCAAGATCGTGCCGATGGTGTCGGATTTCTTCGATTTCTCGATCTATATCGATGCCGAGGAAAGTCTCATTCACAGCTGGTACGTGAGCCGCTTCATGCGGCTGCGCGAAACGGCCTTCAAGAGCCCGCAGTCCTTCTTCCATCGCTATGCGACGATCAGCGAAGACGCGGCGCGCGCCATCGCCGAGGGGCTCTGGCACAATATCAACCTGAAAAACCTGCACCAGAACATCCTGCCGACGCGGCCGCGCGCCGACCTGATCCTGCAGAAGGGCCCGAACCACCTGACGGAGACGGTCGCGCTCAGGAAGCTTTGA
- the hisA gene encoding 1-(5-phosphoribosyl)-5-[(5-phosphoribosylamino)methylideneamino]imidazole-4-carboxamide isomerase: MILFPAIDLKDGQCVRLKLGDMDQATVYNPDPAAQARAFEEQGFEWLHVVDLNGAFAGETVNGAAVDAILKATRNPVQLGGGIRTLAHIENWLSRGLARVILGTVAVRDPALVIEACRKFPGRVAVGIDAKGGKVAVEGWAEASELGVIELAKKFEGAGVAAIIYTDIDRDGILTGINWASTLELADAVSIPVIASGGLASMDDIRRMTEPDAQKLEGAISGRALYDGRIDPQEALSLIRAARKG; encoded by the coding sequence ATGATTCTCTTCCCTGCGATCGACCTCAAGGACGGACAATGCGTGCGCCTGAAGCTCGGCGACATGGACCAGGCGACCGTCTATAATCCCGATCCGGCCGCCCAGGCGCGAGCCTTCGAGGAGCAGGGTTTCGAGTGGCTGCACGTCGTCGATCTGAACGGCGCGTTTGCCGGCGAGACCGTGAACGGTGCGGCGGTCGACGCGATCCTCAAGGCAACCCGGAACCCGGTGCAGCTTGGTGGCGGGATCCGCACGCTGGCGCATATCGAGAACTGGCTTTCGCGTGGGCTCGCGCGCGTCATTCTCGGCACCGTGGCCGTCCGCGATCCGGCGCTCGTGATCGAAGCCTGCCGCAAATTCCCCGGCAGGGTCGCCGTCGGCATCGATGCCAAGGGCGGCAAGGTGGCGGTCGAGGGCTGGGCCGAGGCCTCCGAACTCGGCGTCATCGAGCTTGCGAAGAAATTCGAGGGCGCCGGCGTTGCGGCGATCATCTATACGGATATCGACCGCGACGGCATCCTGACCGGCATCAACTGGGCTTCGACCCTGGAGCTTGCCGACGCGGTGTCGATCCCGGTAATCGCCTCGGGCGGCCTCGCCTCGATGGACGACATTCGCCGCATGACTGAGCCGGATGCGCAAAAACTCGAGGGCGCGATCTCCGGTCGCGCGCTCTACGATGGCCGCATCGACCCGCAGGAAGCGCTGTCATTGATCCGGGCCGCGAGAAAAGGATGA